The DNA sequence ATGCAAGTAATTGAATGTGGGAAACAATATACTGTTGAATTAAATATGTGTATCTTTTAATTTTAATGCACTTAATGAGTGTTAggtcaaatatttatttttattctaagtaaattttactttaTTTTCCACTATAAATGAATAATTTATTGCTAGTTTGCTCCCTTATCTTTATACAAGattgaaaaaaaaaaatttgcgCGAGCCCACTAGAAATTCTGGGTCCGCCCGTGCGTCAATTATAGTCTATTACGCCTAAAATAGTCTATTAGGCTTAAAATAACATATAACCTTTGTGATGTATGGTTTAATTTTAATACttattatcatattattattattattattaatattattattatatttaatttttattttaaaaggTAATTATGGAACAAAATAAATAAGTTTTTGAAATTatgatattaattttaatataaattattttaaattatttttttcaaatttatttcataatttatcAAAATATGTTTTTGATATAATTAAATGGCCAATGAAGTAGGTTTTTAATAGGTAGTGTTGTGACAACTACGTGGTGTGCTGAGTGTGAGAACTTTGGCCGGACTAATGGATGTATAACTTGTCTATAtatcattttttaaattaattacaTATATTTTTAGTCTCATGATAAACTAAAAGTATTTTTTTGCTGAGAAGGAAATGTATACATTAAGTCAACGTGCTCTCTAGCtagaattttatttttattttttaatgaaaaatgATAAGCTTTAGGCTGTTTTTTTGGAAAGTGTTAACCAATCAACCAAACTAAACTATGTTTttcttataatagtatagtatagtatATAGATAGATTGATATTAGTTTTttagataaattttttaatttttttgatttattgattatatttttatattataatttgaattcctaaaattaatttcGAACGTGTTTGATTTCCTACAAAAAAAGATAAGAAAGAATACAAATGCAATTAGATATTAAGTTGGATAAGAATTCATATAGTTTGTAGTTATATCAAAtacttgattttttttaaaattttattttttaagatGTTAATGTACTTCTTacgaaggtgttaaccaaccgaccaaacaAAATCATGTTTCACTTATAATGGTATATTATAGATTTTAGGAGACGATTTTATAGCATTATAAGAATTTTTTTAGCAAACAAaaaacacaaattagacattcatctTATTGAAAAcactaattttataaattttttatctcatatttaatatataatttttatttgtttaatataTTAAGAAGTTTATAATcacacaaaacacaaaaatatttCTCCACACACTTCTGTTagatataaaaaaattgaaattggtGTCGATATACTCTAAAGCATAGATCTAACATATGCATGAACTTGGTTGTGTCGGTGGTTGGTTATATTTTAAACCAAAAACAAAAACTGCCATAAGTATTCTTGAATGTTAGATATATGGTGTCATCATCACAGGTGTTAATACACATATTATGACAACCCAGGTCAAAGTCTCAACCTTCTTTGAAAATCGTGTCAAATAAGTTGAAGCCTACCGTTCTAAATGCAACCAATTTGTGCAACGACTAGCCACCACAAGTTCCCAAAatatcatgatttgttggtgcacaatAATAGTAGTACTTTTCCTTCTAAACTAAACCGAAATTCCAATTCTTATCGATGTTGGACTACggtgttacaaactcctccattTAAACTCCCGACGTCCCGTCGTCGCGGTCAGGCTAAACAAACAATCCATAGGTCTACTTCAATTCTTATCGAAGCTGGGTGTTAAACATATGTATTAGCTACACAAAGCAGACTACCtttttttaaaacaattattGATATATATCTCAAAATAAAAAATCTTTTATGCCAATTTCCCATGTATTTTTTGTGTATGGAAAACATGTAAATGATTCACGTTTATACTAGAAAATGATTATTTAAATCATGTGACACATAATTGCAGAAAATAAAATTAGGCTCTTCAAAATTTTCTTTGGTGATAAATCTAAATTAATGAATTTGGGTCTTTTTACGGTTTTTTATAATTACCGAAAATGGTAGCAAACATAGTTCCATTTTGGTACAATAATAAACATGTTGTTGTTAAAATAATTATAAGCTAAATTttgattattattttaataatgtAGAATGTTCTTGGAAGCACCTAGAATAGACCTTTGAGGTTCAAGACTTTTTCATGGTCATTTGAGTTCATTACCTTTAGCTTTTCATGTACCTAGGGAGTTtgtatattaaataatattctagTAGGTTCTATGGAGGTCTATAAATAGGACACTCTTTCAAGCTTTTTAATCATCAAGTTTTATATAATCTTTTGAGTGCAATAAAAGTGTGAGTTTATATCTCTTTTGTGTGAGTTAGTTGTATGGATTATTGAGAACAGGTTTCTTCTCTTTAATCTCCAACTCCTTTATACTTAAGTTCCTACAAAGTGGTATCAAGAGCAAGGTTAAGTGATGTCTTCCAACAATAATATGTCGCAACCTCAACTTCCACATTTGACGGGAAAGAATTACAATCAATGGAGCATTCAAATGAAGGTGTTATATGGATCTCAAGATCTTTGGGAGATAGTTGAAAATGGTTATGAAGAATCGGCGAATCAAGCCAATCTCTCACTGTAACAATTGAACTCTTTAATGGAGAACCGAAAGAAGGACAAGAAGGCCCTCTACTCTATTTATCAAGCGGTGGATGAAGTAATTTTTGAGATAATTTCAACGGCATAAACATCAAAGGAGGCATGGGACATCCTCAACAAGGACTACAAAGGTGAAGAAAAAGTAAAAATGGTGAGACTTCAAGCTCTAAGAGGCGAGTTTGATTTACTAAAGATGAAAGAAAGTGAAATGGTGGAGGAATTTTATAATCGAACAATTTTAATTGTTAATCAACTTCGTGTTAGTGGAGAATATATTTCGGATAAAAGAGTCTTGGAAAAAATTCTTCGTAGTATGACTCGAAAATATGAGCATGTTGTTGTGGCCATAGAAGAATCAAATGATTGGAATACTTTCTCTCTTGTAGAATTATTGGGTTCACTACAATCTCATGAACTCCGTATCAAGCAATTTAACCTCTCTCCTTCCGAGCAAGTTTTTGAAGTTCAGGACACCAGTCGTGGTGGTTTTAGAGGAAGAGGTGGAAGAGGATCATTTCGTTGTCGAGGACAAGGAAGAGGAAAGGTGCAAAGTGAAAATTTTAACTCATATCAAAGAGCAAGAGGAAGAGCTCGTGGATGTTTCAATGGAAGAGGAAGAGGTAATTCTTTTAATTTTCAATGCCATTATTATCATCAAATTGGGCATATGAAAAAAGATTGTTATAAAAGAATTAATGATGAAAAAGTTTCCAATTTTCTACATGAGGATGTTGAGGAGAAAGATGAAAGTATGCTTCTTGTTAGCAATGTTTAAGAAGAGTCACTTGATGATGTTTGGTATATCGATAGTGGTTGTAGCAACCACATGAACGGAAATAAAAATTGCTTTGTGAATTTTGATGAAAGTGTCCAACGAGAAGTCAAGACGGGTAACAACAATAGGCTCGTCGTCAAAGGGTGTCGAGATGTTCCGATCCAAACAAAGCAAGGTACACACTATATCTCTAGTGTTTATTATGTTCCCGATCTTAAGCATAATCTTTTAAGTGTTGGGCAACTTTTAAGAAAGGGACATCATGTGAATTTTAAAGATTATTTTTGTGAGATAAGATACAAAAATGGCCTTCTTGTTGTAAGAGTCAAGATGACATCAACTAAAATATTTCCTTTGAAAATCCAAAATGAAACTCTTCCATGTTTTTCTAATATTGTGAATGCCAAGTCTTGGCTTTGGCATCTTCGATATAACATTAAAATACATGAGGTGAGTAGCTGTCAATACTTTTGAGACACACTTAAATGAAACTTTAAGATGTTCTTTCCCCTGTTAGTAAATGGTATAAATATATCAAACGGGCTCAAATTAGTGCAAATATCAAAAGCACCGTTCTGTACAACAAATTTATTTTTCCTTCTCAACAGCTACTCGAAGAAAATTTGAAATCAGTTATACAATCCACAATGCATTTAAAACCAACTCAAACATACCCAATTTATATTTTCTGAAGACCCTGATATTACCTACAGTGATATTTTCACGGATACCTCAACTTTTGGAAAACAAATTCTTAAAGAATCATGAAAAATGATAATCCTTGTAATGCTTAATATAGGTGAACCCCAAAATGTTCTTGACCCAAAAgcacaaaaacacaaaaaaaagcATATCACAACAGTCATATGTTTGAATTTTATGAAATTATGAAGCATAATACAGTCTTATACATGTACATAGTAAAAGTAATTTACCACAAACTACAATCCTGATTTCACAACTAAAATCAAAACACACTACACACATAATCTCGATTTGAATataccttcttcttcttctcggAATATACTTTTGAGTATTTCCCACAAACTCCTCCAAGCCTTTTTGTCCTTCTTTGCTTCTATAatgaatataaatatatttacaaGGCATTAACACTGCTGAGTTATTACGATAAACTCTCACAAAATCACAAATCACAGAGATACaaacacaacacacacacacgcaAAACACAGAGATACACATATTATTACCCATAAATATATGAAGGAGCTCTAAATCCTTAAAAACATAACCTCTAAATCGGAAGCCCCAAAATCAAAATATACCCTAAATCGCAATAAGTTTGAGATTTACCTGTAAAAGCCCCAAATCAAAACCAAATCGAAACttgaaaataaataattataagtTTCAGATTCTAAGCCTAGAGTTAAATCGAAGCTCTAAAATTGAAGCTGATTCAAGTCCAAAAACCGAACCTGATTCAAGCCATAATTCCAAAATTAGCCATGCGATAGAAAATAATACCTAAACCCCTAAAACATTCACATCAATAATCCTTGATTAATGATGTACATATTATGTGTGATAAAGAAGATATAAGAGAGTAAACAGAGGGAGACAAGATAAGAAAGAGAGAAGACACAGAAGGAGATAAGAAAGAGGAAGAGAGTACATAGAGTGTATGAATTGAAAAATGAAAATTGAAGGCTTTGTCGGTGTGAAAATTGGTTGAGCGGGATTTTTTCCGCTCACCAAACTTTCCCCAAACTTTCCTTTTTTTGCCAATATATTACATTCTATATAAAAGCAcatgatataaaatataatttttttaacttttATAAAGATACACAATATGAAATctaattttttctaaaaaaaattgtacatctctaaaattagtaggtaacatcatctgTATGATTGGATTGAATCACCACCCGGTACAAGACTTGGTAACAGtaacccgtgttgaccgtaatttgactaatataaaaatacacaatataaaaataattttttttataaaaatattcatCTCTAAAATTATTAGGTAACAACATCCGTggggttggatcgtcgaaaaagaattttaaaaaaatagaatcaccacacGGGACAAGACTTGGCaataggaacccgtgttgaccgtaatttgactattattaaaacacatgatataaaatctaaatttttttaaaaaaattatacatctctaaaattagtaggtaacatcatccgtacggttggatctttgaaCAGGAATTTTAAAAAACtagaatcaccactcgggacaagacttggttataggaacaCGTGTTGACCTTAATTTTACTATTATAAAAATACAcgatttaaaatatatttttttaaaaaaaattaatgatctctaaaattagtaggtaaaatacggttggatcgttgaacaagaaatttttaaaaaatagaatcaccactcgagacaagacttggttatagaacctgtgttgaccgtaatttgactattataaaaacacacaatgtaaaatctaatttttttaaaaaaaatttagacatccctaaaattagtaggtatcattatccgtatggttggatcattgaacaattttttttaaaaatagaatcatcactcgggacaagacttggttataggaacgCGTGTTCACCGAAATTTGACTATTATAAGGACACACgctataaaatctaaattttttaaaaaaacatttagacatctctaaaattagtaggtatcatcatccgtacggttggatcgttgaacaaaaatttaaaaaaaatagaatcaccacccggaACAAGACTACGTAATGGGAACCCATGTGCACCGtgatttgactattataaaagcacatgatataaaatctattttttttaaaaaaaattacacatctctaaaattagtaggtaacatcatctgtacggttggatcaattaaaaatgatttaaaaaaaatggaacatgaatataacaaataaattttaagaatagtACAATAAATAAGGCAACATTAAATAACCTACTGCAACACCAGAAAGCAAATGCAATGCCTAAGTACCACGTCCGCTGCCACGTCAGTTGCCACGTCAGCAAGTGGGCCCCATTTGTGCCACGCTAGTATGCCACGACAGCATGTTGAGCCCCACATGCGGGACCCACTGGTGCTACGTGACCAGTGAGACCCGAATATGGGACCCACAAATGCCACATCAGCAAAAATTACCCCTCCAGTGGGACCCATATGACACGTTAGCATGCCACGTTAGCAATTGTGCGTCCCAAACATGCCACGTCACATTTATTTTCCATGTcagcatttattaaataaaaaaaatatctaatGCAACGCTATGACCTCTACTATTGCATGCAGCGCAACACTAACAATTATTAGCAACAGCAGCTTCAATGTATTGCAATAAACTAAAAATTTTATAGATAATGTAACATTTTTCGTGCAACGCTGGATAAAAACCGGTCCCTATGTGCACTTATGATGTAGTGTCCTTTGCTTCTGTTACTTTTAAACTTATGTGTATTAGTTATGTTAAAATATTTGTAAACTTAGATGATATATGGTTTGATAATTACAAATAGAGTGTGGAGAttttattttgttggttttgtGTTTATGTTTTAGCTAGTTTTTTTGGTTGGAATTTGGTATGTTTGGGTGCATATAATATAATCACTGTATAGGCTAATTTTTAGGCCTATAGACATCAATTTTACAAACAAATGTCCAAACTATAATTAGACATCATGTCCTACACGAATTTTCTTAAAAACTGTTGTTAAAAAGGTATATGGACATTAGTTCCTAAATAAAACTACAAAGAAGCTGATGTACTTAAAAAATATATATCGGTCAAATGTTAAAAACTGATGTTACATAGGTAGCCAGACTACTGTTCCCTGAACTAATCCGATGTTAAAAAGGAAAAAACACATCGGGTAAGAAACTATAACTGATGTCAAAAATAGGAACTTATATTGGCTATTGTTCAAAAGCAATGTTAAAGCGGgctttgacatcagttttatttttataaacaTTGTAAATACTGATTTATAATTTGTATATTAATAGTTAAGGTTCATAATTAGATCATATAGAAgctatttataaaatattataatgtAGTTTCTGTATAAAAATAGAGAATATACATCGAGTTTTAATCCAGAATCGATGTTAAAGTTGTTCCTAGATATCAGTTCATAACCGATGTCATATGGGGGTACCTTTATCTACACCCGCATAGACATCAGATGTCTATTGAAGGTTTTCAAGTAGTGGAATTCTCACAAATTTGTACCAAGTTTAATAGATTATGAATTTTTTAATAGTAGGAACCTTTGACCTACATATATTTACATATGATATGTCACACGAATCCTCAATAATGGACTATGAGATTGTGAACaatgaaaatctttgacatattCGCATTAACCATACACACACCATGTTCTAACAATTCCCGGATACAATATATGTGACTTAGATTTTAGATTTTATCTTTTTTAGCCGAAGCATAGGATTGTGGCTGTTTCTCGATGACATAAAAGAGTAACAATGAAGTACGGAGGTAAGAGATAAATGGTTACTAATAACATCAAAATCTATAATCGAATATATATCAGATCCAACAATTTGCCACATGCCAGTCAAAAAGAGCTAGCAATTTATTATACATTAGTTGTAAACTTTTCCTTACACAGGTTTCaaacactcttattcttatcgatgAGAGATGTTACAAACACCTCGTTATACGGGGTTGACGTCCACTTCGAGCCCATAAACATAATTACAAAACCTTAGCCGTGTCTCTTCACTTCAGGCTCATCTAGAGTTTATTACCATTCATACAATCCAAACCCACAACCAAATGCATAGGGATCTAACAACCCACCACTGGTCATCCAAAAAGAGATAGTAATTTGATATTCATTAGTTGTAAACTTGTCATCGTTAATACCCCGAACACTTTTATTCTTATATACGTGAGATGTTACAAAATAGAAGGGGATCCCCTTATGTACAAAATGCATAAAAAAGACAATTAAACAGGGGTATACATAGTTCCAATGAAGTTGACAACTGAAATGAGGCCAACATCAACACATGGTTAACAAATTTTTCTAGCTTTAACCAGTtaatttatgttattattctcTATATCTTCCACGCCCTAGAAAAAGGTAAATTCCCATTTACTTATATACTACTCAACTTATGGGGAAAATCTTATTTTTAGCTTTAACATTAAATTTACCAGTGATAAATCTACTCATTACCAAGTCCATTGAACCAGATAGATATCTTAATCAGTCTCAAATTCTTATCTCTTAATAATTACTTCAAATATATAAGAACGAGAAATGATATATTCATCTTAGACATCTAATAATGTAGAGCTCTTTAGTTGTTAGAAAACAAGGATCTCAAAACTAGGCGGGAAGAGGGGGGATGAATGTTATACccttataatttataattttagtgATCACATTGTGAGCAAACTTATAGCTTGTTTTTTATTCTATTAGCAATCTGATTATAATATATGTGTATGTTATTAACATTGTTTTGCTGAAATTACTTCTCATGATAGACTTATTCTATAAGCAAGCTAACAAAGTTTTAACAGGTTAATCAACTAGCTTTCAGATACCGCATGGAACTTATTAAGGATAAATATAACTTTTGGATTTCAAGGAGACTTAATAGGAATGAGTTGTGTAAGGACACTGTCATATATTTACATGTTTAAATATATTAGAGCTCTTCAGATATTCAAGCTCGTTTGTACAAAATGATTTCCTATTTTATAGTAAGTTGTTAACAACGTTTTTATCCAAACAATGTACTTATGGATTGGTATTAAATTTAAACTAAAGATTGTTGTTTTTAATTGTTTTCAAATTTATCTTATCTTAGGTTAAATGTATTTTAGATTATCTTAATTGTTTGAAT is a window from the Apium graveolens cultivar Ventura chromosome 1, ASM990537v1, whole genome shotgun sequence genome containing:
- the LOC141700088 gene encoding uncharacterized protein LOC141700088; translated protein: MVRLQALRGEFDLLKMKESEMVEEFYNRTILIVNQLRVSGEYISDKRVLEKILRSMTRKYEHVVVAIEESNDWNTFSLVELLGSLQSHELRIKQFNLSPSEQVFEVQDTSRGGFRGRGGRGSFRCRGQGRGKVQSENFNSYQRARGRARGCFNGRGRGNSFNFQCHYYHQIGHMKKDCYKRINDEKVSNFLHEDVEEKDESMLLVSNV